One Bosea sp. 124 genomic window, AAACCGGCACCGCAGACCTCGCTCTCCGACTGGAAGACGATGATCGGCACCAACGTCACCGGGCTCGTGACGCTGACGCACCAGCTCCTGCCGGGGCTGATCGCGCGGCGTGGCGTGATCGTCAACATCGCCTCGGTGGCGTCGAACTGGCCTTACTCCGGCGGCAACGTCTATGGCGGCACCAAGGCCTTCGTGCGCCAGTTCTCGCTGGGCCTGCGCTCCGATCTGCACGGCAAGGGCGTCCGCGTCACCTCGATCGAGCCCGGCCTCTGCGAGAGCGAATTCACCCTCGTCCGCAATGGCGGCGACAAGGCGGCCTATGACGCGCTCTATGGCGGGGCCGACCCGCTGCAGCCGCAGGACATCGCCGAGACGGTTTTCTGGGTCGCGACGCAGCCGGCGCATGTCAACATCAACAGCCTGGAGATCATGCCGGTGAGCCAGTCTTTCGCCGGCTTCCAGATCCACCGCAACGCTTGACGCGCCGGGCCGTCATGAAGCCCAACATCCTGCTCGTGACGGCCGACCAGTGGCGCGGTGACTGTCTCTCGGCGCTGGCGCATGCATGCGTCAGGACGCCGAATCTCGACGCGCTGGCAGCGGAGGGCACGCTCTTCGCCCGCCATTATGCCGGGGCGGCGCCGTGCTCGCCGGCACGCGCCAGCCTCTATACCGGGCTCTACCCGATGAACCACCGGGTCTGCCAGAACGGCTCGCCGCTGGATGCCCGCTTCGACACCCTGGCGCGGCTCGGCCGCCGCGCCGGCTACGACCCGACCCTGTTCGGCTATACCGACACCGCGCCCGACCCGCGCGGCATGGCGCCGGGCGATCCGCATCTCACCAGCTATGAGGGCGTGCTACCGGGCTTCAGCGTCCGCCGGCTGCTGCCCGAGCATGA contains:
- a CDS encoding SDR family NAD(P)-dependent oxidoreductase → MSKTILISGATAGFGAATARRFIAAGWQVIGTGRRTDRLDALKAELGERFHGAAFDITDEAAMSTVLAALPEPFKAIDVLLNNAGLALGTKPAPQTSLSDWKTMIGTNVTGLVTLTHQLLPGLIARRGVIVNIASVASNWPYSGGNVYGGTKAFVRQFSLGLRSDLHGKGVRVTSIEPGLCESEFTLVRNGGDKAAYDALYGGADPLQPQDIAETVFWVATQPAHVNINSLEIMPVSQSFAGFQIHRNA